A window of Solanum stenotomum isolate F172 chromosome 3, ASM1918654v1, whole genome shotgun sequence contains these coding sequences:
- the LOC125858978 gene encoding uncharacterized protein LOC125858978, which produces MSQKRDPAWAYGTPMGSNTKVKCSFCDVTYNGGIFSHKKHLIGGHRDVKVCPNVPDKVKEEIKEYLLKKNEFKIQMNHEASMVNLVDNDEMDDDEAEVNMPIGPPSKHQRMPSSSGSGSSINSTIKGPMNLYFLQKPNKKRKGGPIDLESSRKILRDRVVFAFARWMYDAGLPFNCVNYTESFGEFIEAVGQYGPGMKPPTYHEVRVPFLKKEVEKTNKIVEEHKVQWKTYGCSIMMDKWTAMNGKMVINVLVNSPRGSVFLESYDASDSSTDFNKMFNLFEKTIMKIGKENVVQVVIDNASENKKAGNMLKGVFPHIFWTPCAAHCINLMFGDIFNEAPYSTVFGKAVKVHAYINQRALLLNMMRRYTKQRNLVKPAKTRFTTTFLTLYSFYKQKKNLRTLFMSTEWNESIYSKETLGKEVARHIISPFFWNDVVQALRVGGPLIHVLRMVDGEKKPPMGYIYEAMDRAKQSIEKAFNYDTRKYKSVFEIIDARWTDQLHQPLHAAGHILNPGLYYKNNDMKTLTEDVWQGYHKCVERMIPDKNLQDKIGDELGVYMKADGLLGIESAIRARTLRSPVEWSMQYGHNVPNSQQFTIRVQSLTCSASSCERNWSVYEHIHSKKRNRLELTRLNDLVFIKYNRILVRRYNARNTIDPILLDSIDEANEWLTGAPQDHQDEEVYEGESLTYGDVSMASGVEENIYSFRESTLRGNEKGARGSSSSRNLVDEPSDDKEDDDQVEPLVMELEEFEDLVEE; this is translated from the exons ATGTCACAAAAAAGGGATCCGGCTTGGGCGTATGGAACTCCTATGGGTAGTAACACAAAAGTTAAATGTAGCTTTTGTGATGTGACATACAATGGCGGAATATTTAGTCACAAAAAGCATCTTATCGGTGGCCATAGAGATGTAAAAGTATGCCCGAATGTCCCGGATAAAGTGAAGGAAGAGATCAAAGAATATTTGttgaagaaaaatgagtttaaaaTTCAAATGAACCATGAAGCATCCATGGTTAATCTTGTTGATAATGATGAAATGGATGATGATGAAGCTGAAGTGAATATGCCAATAGGGCCTCCCTCAAAGCATCAAAGGATGCCTTCAAGTAGTGGGAGTGGGTCTTCCATCAATAGCACTATCAAGGGTCCTATGAATCTCTATTTCTTGcaaaaaccaaacaaaaagagaaaaggtGGACCTATTGACTTAGAATCTTCTAGAAAGATTTTGAGGGATCGTGTTGTATTTGCTTTTGCTAGGTGGATGTATGATGCAGGGCTTCCTTTCAATTGTGTTAATTACACAGAGAGTTTTGGTGAATTCATTGAGGCAGTTGGCCAATATGGCCCTGGAATGAAGCCCCCCACCTATCAtgaggtaagagttccttttcTAAAAAAGGAGGTGGAAAAGACAAACAAGATAGTAGAAGAACATAAGGTTCAATGGAAAACATATGGTTGTTCCATTATGATGGATAAATGGACCGCAATGAATGGAAAAATGGTCATTAATGTTTTGGTGAATTCTCCAAGAGGGAGTGTATTTCTTGAATCTTATGATGCTAGTGACTCTTCTACCGATTTTAATAAGATGTTTAACTTGTTTGAGAAGACTATCATGAAGATAGGCAAGGAAAATGTGGTACAAGTTGTGATTGATAATGCAAGTGAGAACAAAAAAGCAGGTAACATGTTGAAGGGAGTGTTCCCACATATTTTCTGGACTCCTTGTGCTGCTCACTGTATCAACTTGATGTTTGGTGACATTTTCAATGAAGCCCCGTATTCTACAG TTTTTGGTAAGGCAGTTAAGGTACATGCTTATATCAATCAAAGGGCAttgttgttgaatatgatgAGGAGATACACAAAGCAAAGAAATTTGGTAAAACCCGCCAAGACAAGATTCACAACAACTTTTTTGACTTTGTATAGTTTTTATaagcaaaagaaaaatttgAGAACTTTGTTTATGTCAACTGAATGGAATGAGAGTATCTATTCAAAGGAAACTCTTGGTAAAGAAGTTGCAAGACACATCATTAGTCCATTTTTTTGGAATGACGTTGTTCAAGCACTTAGAGTTGGTGGTCCTTTAATTCATGTACTTCGTATGGTGGATGGGGAGAAAAAACCACCAATGGGTTACATTTATGAAGCCATGGACAGGGCCAAACAAAGTATTGAAAAGGCATTCAATTATGATACAAGGAAATATAAGAGTGTTTTTGAAATCATTGATGCAAGGTGGACAGATCAACTTCATCAACCTTTGCATGCAGCAGGACACATTTTGAACCCAGGGctctattataaaaataatgacatgaaGACTTTAACTGAAGACGTGTGGCAGGGATATCATAAATGTGTTGAGAGGATGATCCCAGATAAAAATTTGCAAGACAAAATAGGGGATGAGCTTGGTGTGTACATGAAAGCGGATGGCCTACTTGGAATTGAATCAGCCATTAGAGCTAGAACCTTAAGGTCACCAG TTGAATGGTCGATGCAATATGGTCATAATGTCCCAAACTCGCAACAGTTTACTATTAGAGTGCAAAGTTTAACTTGTAGCGCATCCAGTTGTGAGAGAAATTGGAGCGTGTATGAACAT ATTCATAGTAAAAAGAGAAATAGGCTTGAGTTGACACGCCTCAATGATCTAGTGTTCATcaaatataatagaatattGGTGCGTCGTTACAATGCTCGTAATACCATTGATCCAATTTTGTTGGATAGTATTGATGAGGCAAATGAATGGttaaccggagcaccccaagatCACCAAGATGAAGAAGTGTATGAAGGAGAAAGTCTCACTTATGGTGATGTTTCTATGGCAAGTGGTGTTGAGGAgaatatttatagttttagggaGAGTACTTTAAGGGGAAATGAAAAAGGAGCTAGAGGTTCCAGTTCAAGTCGAAACCTTGTTGATGAGCCTTCTGATGATAAAGAAGATGATGACCAAGTAGAACCCTTGGTTATGGAACTTGAAGAGTTTGAGGATCTTGTTGAAGAATAG
- the LOC125858980 gene encoding uncharacterized protein LOC125858980: MTCNESTEQDGNDEQDHEEYDESMMPENLPHEIEQVESQKKPNMDETEVVNLGDEEIVKETRVSIHLEAKRKQELIELLKQYVDVFAWSYDDMPGLSTDIVSHKLPTDPTCLPVKQKTRKFKPDLSLRIKEEVTKQIEASIVRVTNYPTWLANIVPVPKKDGKIKICVDYRDLSRASPKDDFPLPNIHILIDNCAKHELQSFVDCFAEYHQILMDEDDAEKTTFITPWGVYCYRVMSFGLKNAGATYMRAMTTLFHDMIHKEIEVLRKYNLKLNPAKCAFGVPAGKLLGFIVSRKGIELDPSKIKAIQELPPPKTRKDVMSFLGRLNYISRFIAQSTVICEPIFKLLKKDAATKWTEECQRAFDRIKEYLSNPPVSVPPEPGKPLLLYLSVMDNAFGCVLGQHDETGRREQAIYYLSKKFTPYEARYTLLERTCCALTWIAQKFRHYLSAYTTYLISRMDPLMYIFQKPMPTGKLAKWQILLSEFDIVYVTQKAIKGQALADHLAENPVDQDYKPLTTYFPDEEVLFVGEDISESYDGWRMFFDGASNSIGVGIGAVLISETGQYYPISAKIRFYCTNNMAEYEVCILGLRMAIDMNIKELLVIGDSDLLVHQVQGEWTTKNVKILPYLHYIKELSRRFTRIEFKHVPRAQNEFADALATLSSMIQHPDKNYIDSIDIQIHDQHAYCFHVDEELDGKPWYYDIRRLIEAQEYPENSTSNQKRTLRRMANHFFLNGEILYRRASDLGLLRCVDAAEATRLLEEIHAGTCGPHMNGFTLAKNILRVGYFWMTMERDSIWYVQKCHQCQVHGDFIRVPPNELNVMGSPWPFAAWGMDVIGPIEPPASNGHRFILVAINYFTKWVEASTYKAVTKKVVADFVSNNIVCRFGIPESIITDNAANLNSDLMKKSCERFKIAHRNSTVYRPQMNGAVEAANKNIKNILRKIVEVIEAVIPAEVEIPSLRIIQEVGLDDAEWIRSRHEQLMLIDEKRMDAVCHGQLYQNRMTKAFNKKVRP, translated from the exons ATGACATGTAATGAATCCACCGAGCAAGATGGAAATGATGAACAAGATCATGAAGAGTATGATGAAAGCATGATGCCTGAAAATCTGCCACACGAGATTGAGCAGGTTGAAAGTCAGAAGAAACCCAATATGGATGAAACAGAGGTTGTCAACTTAGGAGATGAGGAAATCGTGAAGGAGACACGAGTCAGCATACATTTGGAGGCTAAAAGAAAGCAAGAGTTAATAGAATTGCTTAAGCAATATGTTGACGTATTTGCTTGGTCTTATGATGACATGCCAGGATTAAGCACCGATATTGTCTCACACAAACTACCGACTGATCCAACTTGTCTACCTGTTAAgcaaaagacaagaaaattcAAGCCAGATTTGAGCTTAAGGATCAAGGAGGAGGTAACTAAGCAAATTGAGGCGAGCATTGTAAGGGTCACAAATTACCCCACATGGTTAGCCAATATTGTGCCTGTGCCAAAAAAGGATGGAAAGATCAAAATATGTGTAGACTATCGAGATCTCAGCAGGGCCAGTCCTAAGGATGATTTCCCTCTTCCAAACATTCATATACTCATCGATAATTGTGCAAAACATGAGTTGCAATCATTTGTCGATTGCTTTGCGGAGTATCACCAAATCCTGATGGATGAAGATGATGCAGAGAAAACAACGTTTATCACTCCATGGGGAGTGTATTGCTACAGAGTAATGTCGTTTGGTCTCAAAAATGCTGGTGCAACCTACATGAGGGCCATGACTACCCTTTTTCACGATATGATCCACAAGGAAATTGAAGT GTTGCGTAAGTATAATCTGAAGTTGAATCCAGCAAAGTGTGCATTTGGAGTACCCGCGGGAAAACTATTGGGATTCATCGTTAGCAGGAAAGGCATAGAGTTGGATCCGTCAAAGATAAAGGCAATCCAAGAGCTACCTCCACCCAAGACCAGGAAAGACGTGATGAGTTTCTTGGGAAGACTGAATTACATCAgtcggttcatagctcaatctaCAGTGATCTGCGAACCCATATTCAAGTTACTGAAGAAGGACGCTGCCACAAAATGGACAGAGGAATGCCAAAGGGCTTTCGATAGAATCAAAGAATACTTGTCCAACCCACCAGTATCGGTCCCACCAGAGCCTGGAAAGCCTTTGTTATTGTATCTATCTGTCATGGATAATGCATTTGGATGTGTATTGGGGCAGCATGATGAGACAGGTAGAAGAGAGCAAGCTATTTACTATTTGAGCAAGAAGTTCACACCATACGAGGCAAGATACACGTTATTGGAACGAACATGTTGcgctttgacttggattgcgCAAAAATTTAGGCATTACCTGTCTGCATACACCACGTACTTGATCTCAAGAATGGATCCACTAATGTACATCTTTCAGAAGCCCATGCCTACGGGTAAACTGGCGAAATGGCAAATTTTGTTGAGTGAGTTTGATATTGTGTATGTGACACAGAAGGCTATCAAAGGACAAGCCCTGGCTGATCACCTCGCAGAAAACCCGGTGGACCAGGATTACAAGCCACTCACGACCTACTTCCCTGATGAAGAGGTTTTGTTTGTAGGAGAAGACATATCAGAGTCATATGATGGATGGagaatgttctttgatggagcatCAAACTCTATTGGAGTTGGAATAGGAGCAGTCCTAATTTCGGAAACAGGTCAATATTACCCGATCTCAGCCAAGATCAGGTTCTATTGTACCAACAACATGGCGGAATATGAAGTGTGTATTCTTGGACTCAGGATGGCCATCGACATGAACATCAAAGAACTCTTGGTGATAGGAGATTCCGACTTATTGGTTCACCAGGTGCAAGGAGAGTGGACCACTAAGAATGTCAAGATCCTGCCTTATCTGCATTACATTAAAGAGTTAAGTAGGAGATTCACAAGGATTGAGTTCAAGCATGTCCCTCGAGCTCAAAATGAGTTTGCCGATGCTTTGGCAACATTGTCCTCGATGATTCAACACCCAGACAAGAATTATATCGACTCTATCGATATACAGATACATGATCAACATGCATACTGTTTTCATGTAGATGAGGAATTGGATGGAAAACCCTGGTACTATGACATCAGAAGATTGATAGAAGCACAAGAATATCCTGAAAATTCCACAAGCAACCAAAAGCGGACTTTGAGAAGGATGGCCAATCATTTCTTCCTTAACGGAGAAATCTTGTATAGGAGAGCTTCAGATTTAGGATTGCTGAGATGCGTCGACGCCGCAGAAGCGACAAGGCTTTTGGAAGAAATACATGCAGGAACATGTGGACCTCACATGAATGGGTTCACTTtggcaaaaaatattttaagagttGGATATTTTTGGATGACCATGGAGAGAGATAGCATCTGGTATGTGCAAAAGTGTCATCAGTGTCAAGTGCATGGAGATTTTATACGGGTTCCACCGAATGAGCTCAATGTGATGGGTTCCCCTTGGCCATTTGccgcttggggcatggatgtcattggacCCATAGAGCCTCCCGCGTCAAATGGACATCGTTTCATCCTAGTGGCTATCAATTATTTCACGAAATGGGTCGAAGCTTCGACATACAAGGCAGTGACTAAGAAGGTAGTGGCAGACTTTGTTAGCAATAACATAGTTTGTCGGTTTGGAATTCCGGAATCAATCATAACAGACAATGCAGCCAACCTCAACAGCGATCTTATGAAGAAATCTTGTGAAAGGTTCAAGATTGCTCATCGAAATTCCACAGTTTATCGGCCACAGATGAATGGAGCAGTTGAAGCTGcaaataagaatatcaagaataTTTTAAGGAAGATAGTAGAAGTCATAG AAGCAGTAATACCTGCTGAGGTGGAAATACCATCTTTAAGGATTATCCAAGAGGTTGGTCTCGACGATGCAGAATGGATACGTAGCAGGCATGAGCAGTTGATGCTCATCGATGAAAAGAGGATGGACGCGGTTTGTCATGGCCAACTCTATCAGAATAGAATGACCAAAGCCTTCAACAAGAAAGTCAGACCTTGA
- the LOC125858981 gene encoding uncharacterized protein LOC125858981, protein MLAVVNVPYEVDQYEEMEKDARLKEDASINAQLQGLRKALKSLQVTRGTESLDYDDLCIHPDIDMPVGYKPLKFDMFDGKGDPHAHLRAYCDKLVGVGRNEKLRMKLFIRSLSGEALTWYTRQDPRKWRDWQEMAEDFMTRFRFNTEITADRFSLANIQKKPSENFQEYARRWRTEAARVQPPLDESELSKYFIRAQEGIYFDKMMSMMGQKFAELVKMGDFIEEGVKSGKIQSMVALQAASRAIQSGSIGGIKKKREDVSAVTYQPGGPSHRYPNNPQIAAHTSYVPVYNTQPHYNPPRAPAYQNPPRPYVPVQAPIHQNRPAYAPRPRPNPEARNARAYTPIAEPYAQLFERLRTAGVLQPVEGKLPDPIPRNFDGNKRCAYHSGVQGHDTKDCYGLKNQIESLIRRGVIKCTPAPLNVNNNPLPNHENREVNMVTLDDEYGTPDYPNIDETDAMTSSAQPIITVQLREPLTVQTYLPRVVVTTLIAKKLEYDTKAVPWDYRASAKGKMIDTAVAQGMTRSGRCYAPEDLNQRVLGKE, encoded by the coding sequence ATGCTAGCTGTGGTTAATGTCCCATACGAGGTCGATCAATAtgaagaaatggagaaagaTGCTAGGTTGAAAGAAGATGCGTCGATAAATGCCCAGCTTCAGGGTCTGAGAAAAGCATTGAAAAGCTTACAAGTCACTAGAGGGACAGAGAGTCTGGATTATGATGACTTGTGCATTCATCCAGACATTGACATGCCGGTAGGGTACAAGCCACTAAAGTTTGACATGTTCGATGGAAAAGGTGACCCACACGCACATTTGAGGGCATACTGTGACAAGTTAGTCGGTGTAGGGAGAAATGAGAAGTTGAGGATGAAGTTGTTCATTCGGAGTCTGTCTGGAGAAGCATTGACCTGGTATACCCGCCAAGACCCTCGCAAATGGCGTGACTGGCAGGAAATGGCCGAGGACTTCATGACTCGTTTCAGATTCAATACTGAAATTACTGCTGACAGATTCTCATTGGCCAATATACAGAAGAAGCCATCTGAGAATTTCCAGGAATATGCACGACGTTGGAGAACTGAGGCCGCGAGGGTGCAACCACCACTAGATGAGAGTGAGCTCTCGAAGTACTTTATTCGAGCTCAAGAAGGTATTTACTTTGACAAGATGATGTCAATGATGGGTCAAAAGTTTGCAGAATTGGTCAAGATGGGAGACTTCATAGAGGAAGGTGTCAAATCTGGGAAGATTCAGTCTATGGTCGCATTGCAAGCTGCAAGTAGGGCTATACAATCGGGTTCCATTGGCGGcatcaaaaagaaaagggagGATGTTTCAGCTGTCACTTACCAACCAGGAGGACCATCTCACCGATACCCCAATAATCCCCAAATCGCTGCGCATACTTCATACGTCCCAGTGTATAATACCCAACCACACTATAACCCACCCCGAGCACCAGCATACCAAAACCCTCCAAGACCATATGTCCCTGTCCAAGCACCAATTCACCAAAATAGACCAGCATATGCACCAAGACCACGTCCAAATCCTGAAGCTAGAAATGCTCGCGCTTACACACCGATTGCTGAGCCCTATGCTCAATTGTTTGAGAGGTTGAGGACAGCGGGAGTGCTGCAACCAGTTGAAGGAAAACTTCCTGATCCAATCCCTCGTAATTTTGATGGGAACAAGAGATGCGCTTACCACTCGGGAGTCCAGGGACACGACACAAAAGATTGTTATGGTTTGAAGAACCAGATCGAGTCTTTGATCAGGAGAGGAGTAATCAAATGCACTCCAGCACCTCTTAATGTGAACAACAATCCCTTGCCAAACCATGAGAATCGAGAAGTCAACATGGTTACTCTGGATGACGAATATGGGACCCCCGATTATCCAAACATAGATGAAACGGATGCCATGACGTCTTCGGCGCAACCTATTATCACTGTTCAACTAAGAGAACCTCTGACTGTCCAAACATATCTCCCAAGAGTTGTAGTGACCACTCTAATTGCTAAGAAGCTTGAATATGACACCAAAGCAGTCCCTTGGGACTATCGAGCAAGTGCCAAGGGCAAGATGATCGACACTGCCGTGGCACAAGGGATGACTAGGTCAGGGAGGTGCTATGCCCCAGAGGACCTAAATCAAAGAGTTCTCGGAAAAGAATAG